The following coding sequences are from one Salvia hispanica cultivar TCC Black 2014 chromosome 3, UniMelb_Shisp_WGS_1.0, whole genome shotgun sequence window:
- the LOC125214917 gene encoding protein NUCLEAR FUSION DEFECTIVE 4-like isoform X2, which translates to MEPDYNPSRKTLIKNKWAAAAASILIQCTAGSLYTFSIYSQALKSTQNYDQSTLTTISWFKDVGANVGLLSGLLYSATAARCGPWLVLLAGALQCFAGYFMMWLAVTAAIPRPQPAVMCLYMLVAAHAMTFFNTANVVTGVHNFPSYSGTIVGIMKGFLGLSGAILILVYQTIFKHNPSSYILLLALLPPINTILFMGFVRIFRTSEEDEIKHLNAFSSFALVLAAYLATVIIIQNILKLTVSIRALTFSLLIMLLLSPIFIAIRAQRYKSYRMVKSLLENNQMSDDKDPIDDDDTDTTEDQDEYHELPNGPDQVRESNNNNTLHLREDVNLIGAMRTISFWLLFFTTACSMGSGLALVNNISQIGESLRYKSLEVNTLVSLWSIWNFLGRFGAGYVSDYFLRAKRWPRPLFMIFTLATMSIGYAIIAFGFPGALYAGSVLVGVCYGSQWSLMPTIASELFGKEHLGTIFNTITSAGPIGSYVLSIWVVGFLYDKEVAGDGNTCIGIQCFRFSFLIMAAVALSGSLVALVLFFWTRKFYKHVVLRRLYHSLRESKRIDYDD; encoded by the exons ATGGAACCAGACTACAATCCCAGCCGGAAAACTCTGATCAAGAACAAAtgggcggcggcggccgcCAGCATTTTGATCCAATGCACCGCCGGCTCACTCTACACCTTCAGCATCTACTCCCAAGCCCTCAAATCCACCCAAAACTACGACCAATCCACCCTCACCACCATCTCCTGGTTCAAGGACGTCGGCGCCAACGTAGGCCTCCTCTCCGGCCTCCTCTActccgccaccgccgcccgctGCGGCCCCTGGCTCGTGCTCCTCGCCGGCGCGCTGCAGTGCTTCGCCGGCTACTTCATGATGTGGCTCGCCGTCACCGCGGCGATTCCGCGGCCGCAGCCGGCGGTGATGTGTCTGTACATGCTGGTGGCGGCGCACGCGATGACATTCTTCAACACGGCGAATGTCGTCACCGGAGTGCACAATTTTCCGAGCTATAGCGGCACCATCGTTGGGATCATGAAG GGCTTTCTTGGTCTCAGTGGAGccatattaattttagtatatcaGACGATTTTCAAGCACAATCCGAGTTCATATATCTTGCTCCTGGCATTGCTCCCGCCAATTAATACGATTCTGTTTATGGGTTTTGTTAGAATCTTTAGAACaagtgaagaagatgagaTCAAGCACTTGAATGCCTTCTCGTCTTTTGCTCTTGTTTTGGCTGCCTATCTTGCAACTGTGATAATCATCCAGAACATTCTCAAATTAACAGTATCCATACGTGCCTTGACATTTTCTCTACTTATCATGTTGCTGTTGTCCCCTATTTTTATTGCAATCCGAGCCCAGAGGTATAAGTCGTATCGGATGGTAAAGTCTTTGCTCGAGAACAATCAAATGTCAGATGATAAGGACCCAATAGATGATGATGACACGGATACCACGGAGGACCAAGATGAGTATCATGAGCTCCCAAACGGTCCAGACCAAGTTAGGGAGTCAAATAATAACAACACGTTGCATTTGAGAGAAGATGTAAATCTTATTGGAGCTATGCGAACGATCAGTTTCTGGCTTTTGTTCTTCACAACTGCGTGTTCTATGGGATCAGGACTTGCCTTGGTGAATAATATTAGCCAAATAGGCGAATCTCTTAGATACAAGAGCTTAGAGGTTAATACTTTGGTTTCACTATGGAGCATCTGGAACTTCCTGGGTCGTTTTGGAGCAGGTTACGTTTCTGATTATTTCTTGCGCGCTAAACGTTGGCCAAGGCcgttgtttatgatatttactCTAGCAACCATGAGCATTGGCTATGCAATTATTGCTTTTGGTTTCCCTGGTGCTCTTTACGCTGGTTCTGTTTTGGTGGGTGTTTGCTATGGGTCACAATGGTCGTTGATGCCGACTATTGCTTCCGAATTGTTTGGGAAAGAGCATTTAGGAACGATATTTAACACCATCACTAGTGCAGGTCCTATTGGGTCTTATGTTCTCTCTATCTGGGTGGTGGGATTTCTCTACGACAAGGAAGTGGCCGGTGATGGAAATACATGCATTGGAATTCAATGTTTCAGATTCTCGTTTCTTATCATGGCAGCCGTTGCACTCTCCGGCTCTCTTGTTGCCTTAGTGTTGTTTTTCTGGACTAGAAAATTCTACAAACATGTTGTGCTCCGGAGGCTTTACCATTCTCTACGAGAGAGCAAGCGCATTGATTATGATGACTAG
- the LOC125214917 gene encoding protein NUCLEAR FUSION DEFECTIVE 4-like isoform X3, with translation MEPDYNPSRKTLIKNKWAAAAASILIQCTAGSLYTFSIYSQALKSTQNYDQSTLTTISWFKDVGANVGLLSGLLYSATAARCGPWLVLLAGALQCFAGYFMMWLAVTAAIPRPQPAVMCLYMLVAAHAMTFFNTANVVTGVHNFPSYSGTIVGIMKGFLGLSGAILILVYQTIFKHNPSSYILLLALLPPINTILFMGFVRIFRTSEEDEIKHLNAFSSFALVLAAYLATVIIIQNILKLTVSIRALTFSLLIMLLLSPIFIAIRAQRYKSYRMVKSLLENNQMSDDKDPIDDDDTDTTEDQDEYHELPNGPDQVRESNNNNTLHLREDVNLIGAMRTISFWLLFFTTACSMGSGLALVNNISQIGESLRYKSLEVNTLVSLWSIWNFLGRFGAGPIGSYVLSIWVVGFLYDKEVAGDGNTCIGIQCFRFSFLIMAAVALSGSLVALVLFFWTRKFYKHVVLRRLYHSLRESKRIDYDD, from the exons ATGGAACCAGACTACAATCCCAGCCGGAAAACTCTGATCAAGAACAAAtgggcggcggcggccgcCAGCATTTTGATCCAATGCACCGCCGGCTCACTCTACACCTTCAGCATCTACTCCCAAGCCCTCAAATCCACCCAAAACTACGACCAATCCACCCTCACCACCATCTCCTGGTTCAAGGACGTCGGCGCCAACGTAGGCCTCCTCTCCGGCCTCCTCTActccgccaccgccgcccgctGCGGCCCCTGGCTCGTGCTCCTCGCCGGCGCGCTGCAGTGCTTCGCCGGCTACTTCATGATGTGGCTCGCCGTCACCGCGGCGATTCCGCGGCCGCAGCCGGCGGTGATGTGTCTGTACATGCTGGTGGCGGCGCACGCGATGACATTCTTCAACACGGCGAATGTCGTCACCGGAGTGCACAATTTTCCGAGCTATAGCGGCACCATCGTTGGGATCATGAAG GGCTTTCTTGGTCTCAGTGGAGccatattaattttagtatatcaGACGATTTTCAAGCACAATCCGAGTTCATATATCTTGCTCCTGGCATTGCTCCCGCCAATTAATACGATTCTGTTTATGGGTTTTGTTAGAATCTTTAGAACaagtgaagaagatgagaTCAAGCACTTGAATGCCTTCTCGTCTTTTGCTCTTGTTTTGGCTGCCTATCTTGCAACTGTGATAATCATCCAGAACATTCTCAAATTAACAGTATCCATACGTGCCTTGACATTTTCTCTACTTATCATGTTGCTGTTGTCCCCTATTTTTATTGCAATCCGAGCCCAGAGGTATAAGTCGTATCGGATGGTAAAGTCTTTGCTCGAGAACAATCAAATGTCAGATGATAAGGACCCAATAGATGATGATGACACGGATACCACGGAGGACCAAGATGAGTATCATGAGCTCCCAAACGGTCCAGACCAAGTTAGGGAGTCAAATAATAACAACACGTTGCATTTGAGAGAAGATGTAAATCTTATTGGAGCTATGCGAACGATCAGTTTCTGGCTTTTGTTCTTCACAACTGCGTGTTCTATGGGATCAGGACTTGCCTTGGTGAATAATATTAGCCAAATAGGCGAATCTCTTAGATACAAGAGCTTAGAGGTTAATACTTTGGTTTCACTATGGAGCATCTGGAACTTCCTGGGTCGTTTTGGAGCAG GTCCTATTGGGTCTTATGTTCTCTCTATCTGGGTGGTGGGATTTCTCTACGACAAGGAAGTGGCCGGTGATGGAAATACATGCATTGGAATTCAATGTTTCAGATTCTCGTTTCTTATCATGGCAGCCGTTGCACTCTCCGGCTCTCTTGTTGCCTTAGTGTTGTTTTTCTGGACTAGAAAATTCTACAAACATGTTGTGCTCCGGAGGCTTTACCATTCTCTACGAGAGAGCAAGCGCATTGATTATGATGACTAG
- the LOC125216699 gene encoding LOB domain-containing protein 27-like, with protein MTIKSGSGQACAACKYQRRRCTPECLLAPFFPADEPKMFQNVHRLFGVKNIQNLLKELGPDHTQKAIAMKSIKYHAAMRDKYPVWGCMFEIHQLTYQIQNAEEELQAVLHQLAFYRQQQQQQQHQQQHENQLSSHTPDDYISDLQLGMGPPGNSLEAHSHYNNNNNNEEAAVADYNINYMDFKEMNNVVNSMCGYSNNNSNENNTNSILTHAHLMMQQPPISAVEHEDYNEMQPFFDNIDDSQSYIGSKEVYDQSSLSLESAFKESRHDVEEINENELKNAAACFSLTSVN; from the exons ATGACCATAAAGAGTGGCAGCGGCCAGGCCTGCGCTGCTTGCAAGTACCAACGACGGCGGTGCACGCCCGAGTGCCTCCTGGCGCCCTTCTTCCCGGCCGATGAGCCCAAGATGTTCCAGAACGTCCACCGCCTCTTCGGTGTGAAGAACATCCAGAACCTCCTCAAGGAGCTCGGCCCCGACCACACCCAGAAGGCCATCGCCATGAAGTCCATCAAGTACCACGCTGCCATGCGCGACAAGTACCCTGTGTGGGGTTGCATGTTCGAGATCCACCAATTAACCTACCAAATTCAAAACGCTGAGGAAGAGCTCCAGGCCGTACTCCACCAGCTGGCATTCTACAGacaacagcagcagcagcaacagcatcaacaacaacatGAGAACCAACTGTCTTCTCACACGCCTGACGACTACATCTCTGACCTCCAGCTCGGGATGGGCCCGCCCGGGAACAGCCTCGAAGCCCACTCCCactacaacaacaacaacaacaacgaggAGGCTGCGGTGGCCGACTACAACATCAACTACATGGATTTTAAAGAGATGAACAATGTGGTGAACTCGATGTGCGGTTATAGTAACAACAATAGCAACGAGAACAACACGAATTCGATCCTAACGCACGCGCATCTCATGATGCAACAGCCGCCTATCTCCGCCGTGGAGCACGAGGATTATAACGAGATGCAACCGTTTTTTGATAATATTGATGATTCACAGTCTTATATTGGCTCCAAAGAAGTCTATGATCAATCTag TTTGAGCTTGGAATCGGCGTTCAAGGAATCGAGACATGATGTTGAGGAGATTAATGAGAATGAGCTCAAGAATGCTGCAGCATGTTTTAGCCTTACTAGTGTCaactaa
- the LOC125213504 gene encoding protein NUCLEAR FUSION DEFECTIVE 4-like produces the protein MKISPLYTTICEIDKQTITGPRILYTILPSTNTISSYFIHSTINPIATTTMEASKWTAAAASIWIQCSCGASYAFGIYSPILKSSQNYDQSTLDTISVFKDIGANAGILSGLLYAAAPRTWIVHAAGAAQCLIGYLFLWLAVTGKIPQPHVAAVCLFMFLAAHAQTFFNTANVVTAVENFPGYSGTVVGIMKGFLGLSGAVIIQVYQTLFPEKPTTFLLILALAPSLLSLALMYLVRAHPTSSADHDKAYLNGFSLISMVVAAYVMLLIILENVFVLAPWMRALTLTILFLILSSPLHVAVKANKHEAEKRSSLPSLKAPLIVDNETRKPNETNDHEMNLVQALRTLSFWLLFVAMLCGMGSGLATINNISQIGESLGYTAVERSTLVSLWSIWNFLGRVGAGLMSDTFLHKKGYSRPLFMTVTLAAMTAGHVIIGSGFPGNLYVGSVLVGICYGSQWSLMPTITSEIFGVRHMGTIFNTIAIASPLGSYIFSVRLIGYIYDRNAGDESSCSGTHCFMSSFFAMAVVSLFGSLVALGLFVKTRKVYARIAHSRMLA, from the exons atgaaaatatctcCCTTGTACACCACAATTTGTGAAATTGACAAGCAAACTATAACGGGACCACGTATTTTGTACACAATTCTTCCATCCACAAACACAATAAGtagttattttattcactcCACAATAAATCCAAtagcaacaacaacaatggAGGCCAGCAAAtggacggcggcggcggcgagcATTTGGATCCAGTGCAGCTGCGGCGCCTCCTACGCCTTCGGCATCTACTCTCCGATCCTCAAATCCTCGCAAAACTACGACCAATCCACGCTCGACACCATCTCCGTCTTCAAGGACATCGGCGCCAACGCCGGCATCCTCTCCGGCCTCCTCTACGCCGCCGCGCCGAGGACGTGGATCGTGCACGCGGCCGGCGCCGCGCAGTGCCTGATCGGCTACCTCTTCCTGTGGCTGGCCGTCACGGGCAAAATTCCGCAGCCGCACGTGGCGGCCGTGTGCCTCTTCATGTTCCTGGCCGCGCACGCGCAGACGTTCTTCAACACGGCCAACGTCGTCACCGCCGTCGAGAATTTTCCGGGGTATAGCGGCACCGTCGTCGGGATTATGAAG GGCTTCCTTGGCTTGAGTGGTGCAGTTATCATACAAGTTTACCAAACATTATTCCCAGAAAAACCAACCACATTCCTCCTCATACTCGCCTTGGCCCCGTCCCTCCTCTCTCTCGCCCTCATGTACTTGGTCCGAGCTCATCCCACTTCCTCGGCAGATCACGATAAGGCATACTTGAACGGCTTCTCACTCATCTCCATGGTCGTTGCCGCGTATGTCATGCTACTaatcattttagaaaacgttttCGTCCTCGCCCCTTGGATGCGCGCTCTCACACTGACGATCCTCTTCCTCATCCTCTCCTCGCCCCTCCACGTAGCCGTCAAGGCAAACAAACACGAAGCAGAGAAACGGAGTTCACTCCCCAGTTTGAAGGCCCCTCTGATAGTGGACAATGAAACGAGAAAACCAAACGAAACCAATGATCACGAGATGAACCTCGTTCAAGCTCTCCGCACTCTGAGCTTCTGGCTGCTGTTTGTTGCCATGTTGTGCGGGATGGGGTCAGGGCTCGCCACGATCAACAACATCAGCCAGATCGGGGAGTCCCTGGGCTACACCGCGGTGGAGAGGAGCACACTAGTGTCACTGTGGAGCATATGGAACTTCCTTGGCCGGGTCGGGGCAGGGCTCATGTCGGACACCTTCCTTCACAAGAAAGGCTACTCGAGGCCGTTGTTTATGACTGTGACTCTGGCAGCCATGACTGCTGGCCACGTCATCATTGGATCGGGTTTCCCAGGAAACCTGTACGTGGGATCCGTGTTGGTCGGCATCTGCTACGGGTCGCAGTGGTCGCTTATGCCCACCATCACCTCTGAGATATTCGGGGTGCGCCATATGGGGACGATATTCAATACGATCGCCATTGCTAGCCCTCTGGGGTCGTACATATTTTCCGTTAGGCTTATTGGGTATATATATGATAGAAATGCGGGAGATGAGAGTTCTTGCAGTGGAACTCACTGTTTCATGTCATCTTTCTTCGCTATGGCGGTTGTAAGTCTTTTTGGGTCGCTCGTGGCATTAGGGCTGTTTGTCAAGACGAGGAAGGTTTATGCTCGGATCGCGCATTCAAGGATGTTGGCTTGA
- the LOC125214917 gene encoding protein NUCLEAR FUSION DEFECTIVE 4-like isoform X1 encodes MEPDYNPSRKTLIKNKWAAAAASILIQCTAGSLYTFSIYSQALKSTQNYDQSTLTTISWFKDVGANVGLLSGLLYSATAARCGPWLVLLAGALQCFAGYFMMWLAVTAAIPRPQPAVMCLYMLVAAHAMTFFNTANVVTGVHNFPSYSGTIVGIMKGFLGLSGAILILVYQTIFKHNPSSYILLLALLPPINTILFMGFVRIFRTSEEDEIKHLNAFSSFALVLAAYLATVIIIQNILKLTVSIRALTFSLLIMLLLSPIFIAIRAQRYKSYRMVKSLLENNQMSDDKDPIDDDDTDTTEDQDEYHELPNGPDQVRESNNNNTLHLREDVNLIGAMRTISFWLLFFTTACSMGSGLALVNNISQIGESLRYKSLEVNTLVSLWSIWNFLGRFGAGYVSDYFLRAKRWPRPLFMIFTLATMSIGYAIIAFGFPGALYAGSVLVGVCYGSQWSLMPTIASELFGKEHLGTIFNTITSAGPIGSYVLSIWVVGFLYDKEVAGDGNTCIGIQCFRFSFLIMAAVALSGSLVALVLFFWTRKFYKHVVLRRLYHSLRESKRIDYDD; translated from the exons ATGGAACCAGACTACAATCCCAGCCGGAAAACTCTGATCAAGAACAAAtgggcggcggcggccgcCAGCATTTTGATCCAATGCACCGCCGGCTCACTCTACACCTTCAGCATCTACTCCCAAGCCCTCAAATCCACCCAAAACTACGACCAATCCACCCTCACCACCATCTCCTGGTTCAAGGACGTCGGCGCCAACGTAGGCCTCCTCTCCGGCCTCCTCTActccgccaccgccgcccgctGCGGCCCCTGGCTCGTGCTCCTCGCCGGCGCGCTGCAGTGCTTCGCCGGCTACTTCATGATGTGGCTCGCCGTCACCGCGGCGATTCCGCGGCCGCAGCCGGCGGTGATGTGTCTGTACATGCTGGTGGCGGCGCACGCGATGACATTCTTCAACACGGCGAATGTCGTCACCGGAGTGCACAATTTTCCGAGCTATAGCGGCACCATCGTTGGGATCATGAAG GGCTTTCTTGGTCTCAGTGGAGccatattaattttagtatatcaGACGATTTTCAAGCACAATCCGAGTTCATATATCTTGCTCCTGGCATTGCTCCCGCCAATTAATACGATTCTGTTTATGGGTTTTGTTAGAATCTTTAGAACaagtgaagaagatgagaTCAAGCACTTGAATGCCTTCTCGTCTTTTGCTCTTGTTTTGGCTGCCTATCTTGCAACTGTGATAATCATCCAGAACATTCTCAAATTAACAGTATCCATACGTGCCTTGACATTTTCTCTACTTATCATGTTGCTGTTGTCCCCTATTTTTATTGCAATCCGAGCCCAGAGGTATAAGTCGTATCGGATGGTAAAGTCTTTGCTCGAGAACAATCAAATGTCAGATGATAAGGACCCAATAGATGATGATGACACGGATACCACGGAGGACCAAGATGAGTATCATGAGCTCCCAAACGGTCCAGACCAAGTTAGGGAGTCAAATAATAACAACACGTTGCATTTGAGAGAAGATGTAAATCTTATTGGAGCTATGCGAACGATCAGTTTCTGGCTTTTGTTCTTCACAACTGCGTGTTCTATGGGATCAGGACTTGCCTTGGTGAATAATATTAGCCAAATAGGCGAATCTCTTAGATACAAGAGCTTAGAGGTTAATACTTTGGTTTCACTATGGAGCATCTGGAACTTCCTGGGTCGTTTTGGAGCAGGTTACGTTTCTGATTATTTCTTGCGCGCTAAACGTTGGCCAAGGCcgttgtttatgatatttactCTAGCAACCATGAGCATTGGCTATGCAATTATTGCTTTTGGTTTCCCTGGTGCTCTTTACGCTGGTTCTGTTTTGGTGGGTGTTTGCTATGGGTCACAATGGTCGTTGATGCCGACTATTGCTTCCGAATTGTTTGGGAAAGAGCATTTAGGAACGATATTTAACACCATCACTAGTGCAGGTCCTATTGGGTCTTATGTTCTCTCTATCTGGGTGGTGGGATTTCTCTACGACAAGGAAGTGGCCGGTGATGGAAATACATGCATTGGAATTCAATGTTTCAGATTCTCGTTTCTTATCATGGCAGCCGTTGCACTCTCCGGCTCTCTTGTTGCCTTAGTGTTGTTTTTCTGGACTAGAAAATTCTACAAACATGTTGTGCTCCGGAGGCTTTACCATTCTCTACGAGAGAGCAAGCGCATTGATTATGATGACTA G